A part of Sulfurimonas sp. HSL-1716 genomic DNA contains:
- a CDS encoding GNAT family N-acetyltransferase, with protein sequence MQTELYFLRSSEQKIASDMLYFAYRLDELGKTFQDFPELGKFTEHYGLTSRDLGIYLLKGHKIAGAAWIRLLDTLPVLTIAVKPEFRGEGLGSMMLEQLLLEAAAKFEQIFVDVLKESPAVKFYERFGFTPLEGSDTKSLVDGREIFTMIKKLEYKEIVRPSDGYDASKWMD encoded by the coding sequence ATGCAGACAGAACTTTATTTTTTACGCTCGTCCGAGCAGAAGATAGCATCGGATATGCTTTATTTTGCCTACCGTCTGGACGAACTTGGAAAAACATTTCAAGATTTTCCTGAGCTGGGAAAGTTCACAGAGCACTACGGACTCACTAGCAGAGATCTCGGCATATATCTCTTAAAAGGACACAAGATCGCCGGGGCAGCGTGGATACGCCTGCTAGATACCCTGCCCGTCTTGACCATCGCCGTAAAACCGGAGTTTCGAGGAGAGGGTTTGGGTTCCATGATGCTTGAACAGCTCCTTTTGGAAGCGGCGGCAAAGTTTGAACAGATATTTGTGGATGTACTCAAAGAATCTCCTGCCGTAAAATTCTATGAACGTTTTGGATTTACGCCGCTGGAAGGTTCGGATACAAAAAGCCTCGTTGACGGCAGAGAGATATTTACGATGATAAAAAAACTGGAATATAAGGAGATAGTGCGTCCAAGCGACGGTTATGACGCTTCCAAATGGATGGATTGA
- the rny gene encoding ribonuclease Y produces MLTIVLLGALIAIVSGVAGFFISKKVSSANFEIYVEQARSKAKAIESEAELLLHKANLKSQEIELEAKKEYESVKDRVKRDMQERDDELQRKEREFGKYKESETQKLKNENLALSSERLKLKRNEKSLEIIKHDYESRIDDVIKVLEGASGMTKKEAKTLLLQKVEESSRADISHIVRKYENEAKTEGQRKANFILAQATTRYAGDFASERLVNNIYLESDELKGRIIGREGRNIKALEMVLGVDIIIDDTPNTIVVSSFNLYRRAIATRTIELLVEDGRIQPARIEDIYQKVCDEFEDKILQEGEDVVAKMGLPPMHPELMKLIGRLRYRASYGQNALAHTLEVAHLAGIMAAEMGGDPLLAKRAGLLHDIGKSLTHDVDGNHVDLGVEVCTRYNESEVVINAIYAHHGHEEIKSVECGAVCAADALSAARPGARREVLESFLKRVSLVEEIASKHNGVKQSYAINAGRELRVIVNATLINDDESVLLAKEIAKEIEEKVQYPGEIKVNVIRETRATVYAK; encoded by the coding sequence ATGCTGACTATCGTACTGTTAGGGGCTTTAATAGCCATCGTAAGCGGGGTAGCAGGTTTTTTCATTTCTAAAAAAGTTTCAAGTGCCAATTTTGAGATATATGTAGAACAGGCAAGATCAAAAGCCAAAGCCATCGAGAGCGAGGCCGAACTACTTTTACATAAAGCGAATTTAAAATCTCAAGAGATCGAGTTGGAGGCCAAAAAAGAGTACGAAAGCGTCAAAGACCGCGTGAAACGCGATATGCAGGAGCGTGATGACGAACTTCAAAGAAAAGAGCGTGAGTTCGGCAAATATAAAGAGAGCGAAACGCAGAAGTTAAAAAATGAAAATTTGGCATTATCCAGTGAAAGATTGAAATTAAAAAGAAATGAGAAATCTCTAGAAATAATAAAACATGATTATGAATCGCGTATCGACGATGTCATAAAAGTTTTAGAGGGTGCCTCGGGAATGACAAAAAAAGAGGCTAAAACGTTGCTTCTTCAAAAAGTTGAAGAGAGCTCGCGTGCGGATATTTCACATATTGTCCGCAAATATGAAAACGAAGCAAAAACGGAAGGGCAGAGAAAAGCCAACTTCATTCTGGCGCAGGCCACGACCCGCTATGCAGGAGATTTTGCAAGCGAAAGGCTCGTGAACAATATCTACCTTGAAAGCGACGAACTAAAAGGGCGCATCATAGGCAGAGAGGGCAGAAACATTAAAGCGCTGGAGATGGTTCTGGGCGTCGATATCATCATTGACGATACGCCAAATACCATTGTTGTGAGCAGTTTTAATCTTTACAGACGCGCCATCGCCACACGGACGATAGAACTTCTTGTGGAGGATGGCCGCATCCAGCCCGCACGCATAGAGGATATCTACCAAAAAGTGTGTGACGAGTTCGAAGACAAGATACTGCAAGAGGGTGAAGATGTTGTTGCGAAGATGGGTCTTCCTCCTATGCACCCCGAGCTGATGAAGCTTATAGGAAGACTCAGGTACCGTGCCAGCTACGGACAAAATGCACTTGCGCATACGCTTGAAGTGGCGCACTTGGCGGGCATCATGGCTGCAGAGATGGGTGGTGACCCGCTGTTGGCAAAAAGGGCGGGTCTGCTTCATGATATCGGCAAATCTCTGACGCATGATGTCGACGGCAATCACGTCGACCTCGGAGTAGAGGTGTGCACGAGATACAACGAGAGCGAAGTGGTGATAAACGCCATCTATGCTCACCACGGGCATGAAGAGATCAAAAGTGTGGAGTGCGGCGCTGTCTGTGCTGCGGACGCGCTCTCAGCTGCCCGTCCGGGCGCAAGACGCGAAGTACTCGAAAGTTTTTTGAAGCGGGTAAGTCTGGTCGAAGAGATAGCTTCAAAACATAACGGCGTCAAACAGAGCTATGCCATAAATGCGGGTCGTGAACTAAGAGTCATCGTGAATGCGACACTGATAAACGATGATGAATCCGTGCTTCTGGCAAAAGAGATAGCAAAAGAGATAGAGGAAAAGGTCCAGTATCCCGGAGAGATAAAAGTAAACGTGATACGCGAGACAAGAGCTACCGTTTACGCAAAGTAA
- a CDS encoding 5-formyltetrahydrofolate cyclo-ligase, with translation MDMTKENFRKNCLEKFCRSSKFNKIYRDNLINRQLITLFKEVKGQNILCYWPLGLEVDIRKTIARIRKNNNIFLPFMQEISFKMVPFRLPLSRKKFNIYEAGNSFKNIRKIDVAIIPAVGVDKKSRRIGFGKGMYDRFFEKLKNDPYKIFLQSQICYTEKDICDTHDISCDMLITPRIRLLHRRKVNADYRTVRGFNSHRKRGSRFFHF, from the coding sequence ATGGACATGACAAAAGAGAACTTTCGCAAAAATTGTTTGGAAAAATTCTGCAGATCCTCAAAATTCAACAAAATTTATCGCGATAATTTGATAAACAGGCAGCTGATAACGCTATTTAAAGAGGTAAAGGGCCAAAATATACTTTGTTACTGGCCGCTCGGACTGGAGGTCGATATAAGAAAAACGATCGCTAGAATCAGAAAAAATAATAATATTTTTCTTCCGTTTATGCAAGAAATCAGTTTTAAAATGGTACCATTTAGATTACCGCTGTCACGAAAAAAGTTTAATATATATGAAGCGGGAAACAGTTTTAAAAATATAAGAAAAATTGATGTAGCTATTATTCCTGCGGTTGGAGTTGACAAAAAATCGCGACGTATTGGATTTGGAAAAGGAATGTATGATCGTTTCTTTGAAAAACTCAAAAATGATCCATATAAAATTTTTTTACAATCACAGATCTGTTATACGGAAAAAGATATTTGTGATACCCATGATATATCGTGCGATATGTTGATAACGCCGAGAATAAGATTGTTGCATCGAAGGAAAGTAAATGCTGACTATCGTACTGTTAGGGGCTTTAATAGCCATCGTAAGCGGGGTAGCAGGTTTTTTCATTTCTAA